In one window of Pseudomonas putida DNA:
- the dapD gene encoding 2,3,4,5-tetrahydropyridine-2,6-dicarboxylate N-succinyltransferase: MSTTLFSLAFGVGTQNRQGTWLEVFYAQPLLNPSTELVAAVAPILGYEGGNQAIAFSPAQAAQLADAVKGVDATQHALLTRLAESHKPLVATLLAEDGALTSTPEAYLKLHLLSHRLVKPHGVSLAGIFPLLPNVAWTNQGAIDLAELAEQQLEARLKGELLEVFSVDKFPKMTDYVVPSGVRIADTARVRLGAYIGEGTTIMHEGFVNFNAGTEGPGMIEGRVSAGVFVGKGSDLGGGCSTMGTLSGGGNIVIKVGEGCLIGANAGIGIPLGDRNTVEAGLYITAGTKVNLLDEHNELVKVVKARDLAGQTDLLFRRNSLNGAVECKTHKSAIELNEALHAHN, from the coding sequence AGCCTGGCCTTCGGTGTCGGCACCCAGAACCGCCAGGGCACCTGGCTGGAAGTCTTCTACGCTCAGCCCCTGCTCAACCCGTCCACCGAGCTGGTCGCGGCCGTCGCTCCGATCCTCGGTTACGAAGGCGGCAACCAGGCGATCGCCTTCAGCCCGGCCCAGGCCGCCCAGCTCGCCGACGCGGTCAAGGGCGTGGACGCCACCCAGCACGCATTGCTGACCCGCCTGGCCGAAAGCCACAAGCCGCTGGTCGCCACCCTGCTCGCCGAAGACGGCGCGCTGACCTCGACCCCCGAGGCCTACCTCAAGCTGCACCTGCTGTCGCACCGCCTGGTCAAGCCGCACGGCGTTTCCCTGGCCGGCATCTTCCCGCTGCTGCCGAACGTGGCCTGGACCAACCAGGGTGCCATCGACCTGGCCGAACTGGCCGAGCAGCAACTGGAAGCACGCCTGAAGGGCGAGCTGCTGGAAGTGTTCTCGGTGGACAAGTTCCCGAAGATGACCGACTACGTGGTCCCGAGCGGCGTGCGTATCGCCGACACCGCCCGCGTGCGCCTGGGCGCCTATATCGGCGAAGGCACCACCATCATGCACGAAGGCTTCGTCAACTTTAACGCTGGCACCGAAGGCCCGGGCATGATCGAAGGCCGTGTCTCGGCAGGCGTGTTCGTCGGCAAGGGCTCGGACCTGGGCGGTGGTTGCTCGACCATGGGCACCCTGTCCGGTGGCGGCAACATCGTCATCAAGGTTGGCGAAGGCTGCCTGATCGGCGCCAACGCCGGTATCGGTATCCCGCTGGGCGACCGCAACACTGTCGAAGCCGGCCTGTACATCACCGCTGGCACCAAGGTGAACCTGCTCGACGAGCACAATGAGCTGGTCAAGGTGGTCAAGGCCCGTGACCTGGCCGGCCAGACCGACCTGCTGTTCCGTCGCAACTCGCTCAACGGCGCAGTCGAGTGCAAGACCCACAAGTCGGCCATCGAGCTGAACGAGGCGCTGCACGCACACAACTGA
- a CDS encoding cysteine desulfurase gives MFQPSPWRADFPAITALQRQHQTYLDSAATTQKPQALLDALSHYYSHGAANVHRAQHLPGALATQAFETSRDKVAAWLNAADSRQIIFTHGATSALNLLAYGLEHGFEAGDEIAVSALEHHANLLPWQQLARRRNLRLVVLPLDEHGRIDLDQALQLIGSRTRLVALSQLSNVLGTWQPLPALLAHARAQGALSVVDGAQGVVHGRHDVQQLGCDFYVFSSHKLYGPDGVGALYGRTEALARLRHWQFGGEMVQLADYHEASFRPAPLGFEAGTPPIASVIGLGATLDYLASLDPAAVAAHEASLHQHLVRGLADREGVRMLGTPQSALASFVIDGVHNADIAHLLTEQGIAVRAGHHCAMPLLKGLGLEGAIRVSLGLYNDSDDLQRFFDALDQGLELLR, from the coding sequence ATGTTCCAGCCCTCCCCCTGGCGTGCCGACTTTCCCGCCATCACCGCCCTGCAACGGCAGCACCAGACCTACCTGGACAGCGCCGCCACAACACAGAAACCCCAGGCCCTGCTTGATGCCCTGAGCCACTACTACAGCCATGGTGCAGCCAATGTGCACCGCGCCCAGCACCTGCCTGGCGCGCTAGCGACCCAGGCATTCGAGACCAGCCGCGACAAGGTTGCTGCCTGGCTCAACGCCGCTGACTCCCGGCAGATCATCTTCACCCACGGCGCCACCTCGGCGCTCAACCTGCTGGCATACGGGCTGGAGCATGGCTTCGAAGCCGGCGACGAAATCGCCGTCAGCGCGCTGGAGCACCACGCCAACCTGCTGCCCTGGCAACAATTGGCGCGGCGCCGCAATCTGCGCCTGGTAGTGCTGCCGCTGGACGAACATGGCCGGATCGACCTCGACCAGGCCCTGCAACTGATCGGGTCGCGCACACGCCTGGTGGCGCTGAGCCAACTGTCCAACGTGCTCGGCACCTGGCAGCCATTGCCTGCGCTGCTCGCTCATGCCCGCGCCCAAGGCGCTCTGAGCGTGGTCGATGGCGCCCAGGGCGTGGTTCATGGCCGCCACGACGTGCAGCAGTTGGGCTGCGATTTCTACGTATTTTCCAGCCACAAGCTATATGGCCCGGATGGGGTTGGCGCGCTCTATGGCCGCACGGAGGCCCTGGCACGGCTGCGCCACTGGCAGTTCGGCGGCGAGATGGTGCAACTGGCCGACTACCATGAGGCAAGCTTTCGTCCCGCGCCACTGGGCTTCGAGGCGGGCACGCCGCCGATCGCCAGTGTCATCGGCCTGGGCGCGACCCTCGATTACCTTGCCAGCCTCGATCCTGCGGCCGTGGCAGCCCACGAAGCCAGCCTGCACCAGCACCTGGTGCGCGGCCTGGCCGACCGCGAAGGCGTGCGCATGCTCGGCACCCCACAGAGCGCACTGGCCAGTTTCGTCATCGATGGCGTGCACAACGCCGATATCGCCCACCTGCTGACCGAACAAGGGATCGCAGTGCGCGCCGGCCACCATTGCGCGATGCCATTGCTCAAGGGACTGGGGCTGGAAGGCGCGATCCGCGTTTCGCTGGGGCTGTACAACGACAGCGACGACCTGCAGCGCTTCTTCGATGCGCTCGACCAGGGCCTGGAGCTGCTGCGGTGA
- a CDS encoding SufE family protein, with product MSLPADAQQALDTFTHAKGWEQRARLLMQIGDRLEPLDESDKTDANRVHGCESLVWLVTGQVDGQWRFRATSDARLLRGLLALLLVRVQGLDSEALAALDLRAWFTQLGLERHLSPSRSNGLHAVLLRMTELVSSP from the coding sequence GTGAGCCTGCCTGCCGACGCCCAGCAGGCACTGGACACCTTCACCCACGCAAAAGGCTGGGAACAGCGCGCACGCCTGTTGATGCAGATAGGCGATCGCCTGGAGCCACTGGACGAGTCTGACAAGACCGACGCCAACCGCGTACATGGCTGCGAAAGCCTGGTCTGGTTGGTGACTGGCCAGGTCGACGGACAGTGGCGCTTCAGGGCCACCAGCGATGCCCGGCTGCTGCGCGGTCTATTGGCGCTGCTGCTGGTGCGGGTACAGGGGCTGGACAGCGAAGCGTTGGCCGCGTTGGACCTGCGTGCGTGGTTCACACAACTGGGGCTGGAGCGGCACCTTTCGCCTTCACGCAGCAATGGGCTGCATGCGGTGTTGTTGCGGATGACGGAGTTGGTGTCCAGCCCCTGA
- the tcdA gene encoding tRNA cyclic N6-threonylcarbamoyladenosine(37) synthase TcdA, protein MSTEDPRFAGVARLYGDDGLQRLRQAHVAVVGIGGVGSWAAEALARSGVGEISLFDLDDVCVSNTNRQAHALEGQVGRSKVEVMAERLRAINPACTVHAVADFVTRDTMLEYITESLDCVIDCIDSVQAKAALIAWCRRRKIAIVTTGGAGGQIDPTQIQIGDLNKTFNDPLASRVRSTLRRDYNFSRNVSRNYGVPCVFSSEQLRYPKGDGSVCLQKSFVGEGVRLDCSGGFGAVMMVTATFGMVAVSKAVEKLVAGARRPSERVKAQ, encoded by the coding sequence ATGAGCACAGAAGATCCACGCTTTGCCGGTGTCGCCCGGCTGTACGGCGATGACGGCCTGCAACGTCTGCGTCAGGCCCACGTGGCAGTCGTCGGCATCGGCGGTGTGGGTTCCTGGGCGGCGGAAGCCCTGGCGCGCAGCGGCGTGGGTGAAATCAGCCTGTTCGATCTGGACGATGTCTGCGTCAGCAACACCAATCGCCAGGCTCATGCACTGGAGGGGCAGGTGGGGCGCTCGAAGGTCGAGGTCATGGCCGAGCGCCTGCGTGCGATCAACCCGGCCTGCACCGTGCATGCGGTCGCTGACTTCGTCACCCGTGACACCATGCTCGAATACATCACCGAGTCGCTGGATTGCGTGATCGACTGCATCGACAGCGTGCAGGCCAAGGCTGCGCTGATCGCCTGGTGCCGCCGACGCAAGATTGCGATTGTCACCACAGGTGGTGCGGGCGGACAGATCGATCCGACCCAGATCCAGATTGGCGACCTCAACAAGACCTTCAACGACCCACTGGCGTCGCGGGTACGTTCCACCTTGCGCCGGGACTACAACTTCTCGCGCAATGTCAGCCGTAATTACGGGGTGCCCTGTGTGTTCTCCAGCGAGCAACTGCGCTACCCCAAGGGCGATGGCAGTGTTTGCCTGCAGAAGAGCTTCGTGGGGGAAGGCGTGCGCCTGGATTGCTCGGGGGGCTTCGGCGCGGTGATGATGGTCACCGCGACCTTCGGCATGGTGGCCGTGAGCAAGGCTGTGGAGAAGCTGGTGGCGGGGGCGCGGCGGCCCTCGGAGCGGGTGAAGGCGCAATAA
- a CDS encoding glycosyltransferase, with protein MSSRKFGLNLVVVLAIAALFTGFWALINRPVSAPAWPEQISGFSYSPFRLGESPQKGQYPSEDEMRQDLEQLSKLTDSIRIYTVEGTQAEIPHLAEELGLRVTLGIWISTDLERNEREIEKAIGLANSSRSVVRVVVGNEALFREEITPEALIKYLDRVRAAVKVPVTTSEQWHIWKEHPELAKHVDLIAAHILPYWEFVPVGDSIQFVLDRARDLKRQFPRKPLLLSEVGWPSNGRMRGGADATQADQAIYLRTLVNTLNRRGFNYFVIEAYDQPWKASDEGSVGAYWGVFNAERQQKFNFEGPVVAIPQWRALAVASVVLAMIALTVLLIDGSALRQRGRTFLTFITFLCGSVLVWIAYDYSQQYSTWFSLTVGLLLALGAIGVFIVLLTEAHELAEAVWIHKRRREFLPVQGDAAYRPKVSVHVPCYNEPPEMVKQTLDALAALDYPDYEVLVIDNNTKDPAVWEPLKAHCEKLGERFRFFHVAPLAGFKGGALNYLIPHTAKDAEVIAVIDSDYCVDRNWLKHMVPHFADPKIAVVQSPQDYRDQHESAFKKLCYSEYKGFFHIGMVTRNDRDAIIQHGTMTMTRRSVLEELGWAEWCICEDAELGLRVFEKGLSAAYAHNSYGKGLMPDTFIDFKKQRFRWAYGAIQIIKHHAGALLRGRNSELTRGQRYHFLAGWLPWIADGMNIFFTVGALLWSAAMIIVPHRVDPPLMIFAIPPLALFFFKVGKIVFLYRRAVGVNMKDAFAAALAGLALSHTIAKAVLYGFFTSSMPFFRTPKNADSHGVLVAISEAREELFIMLLLWSAAAGIYLVQGLPSSDMRFWVAMLLVQSLPYLAALVMALLSSLPKPGEKAAEPQQA; from the coding sequence ATGTCATCACGCAAATTCGGTCTCAACCTGGTAGTGGTGCTGGCCATTGCCGCGCTGTTCACCGGCTTCTGGGCGCTGATCAACCGCCCGGTGTCGGCCCCTGCCTGGCCAGAACAGATCTCCGGCTTCTCCTACTCACCCTTCCGTCTCGGTGAAAGCCCGCAAAAGGGCCAGTACCCCAGCGAAGACGAGATGCGCCAGGATCTGGAGCAACTCAGCAAGCTCACCGACAGCATCCGTATCTACACCGTCGAAGGCACCCAGGCGGAGATTCCGCACCTGGCCGAGGAGCTGGGCCTGCGTGTGACCCTGGGCATCTGGATCAGTACGGACCTGGAGCGCAACGAGCGCGAGATCGAAAAAGCCATCGGCCTGGCCAACAGCTCGCGCAGCGTGGTGCGAGTGGTGGTGGGCAACGAAGCACTGTTCCGCGAAGAAATCACGCCAGAGGCGCTGATCAAGTACCTGGACCGAGTGCGCGCCGCAGTCAAAGTCCCCGTTACCACCAGTGAGCAATGGCACATCTGGAAAGAGCATCCGGAACTGGCCAAGCACGTCGACCTCATCGCCGCGCACATCCTGCCTTACTGGGAGTTCGTACCGGTGGGCGACTCGATCCAGTTCGTGCTCGACCGCGCCCGCGACCTCAAGCGCCAGTTCCCGCGCAAACCCTTGCTGCTGTCGGAAGTGGGCTGGCCGAGCAATGGCCGCATGCGCGGCGGCGCCGATGCGACCCAGGCCGACCAGGCGATCTACCTGCGCACCCTGGTCAACACCTTGAACCGCCGCGGCTTCAACTACTTCGTGATCGAAGCCTACGACCAACCCTGGAAAGCCAGCGACGAAGGCTCGGTGGGCGCCTACTGGGGCGTGTTCAACGCCGAACGCCAGCAGAAATTCAACTTCGAAGGGCCGGTGGTTGCCATTCCACAATGGCGAGCCCTGGCCGTGGCTTCGGTGGTGCTGGCGATGATCGCCCTGACCGTGCTGCTGATCGACGGCTCGGCCCTGCGCCAACGCGGACGCACCTTCCTGACCTTCATCACCTTCCTCTGCGGGTCGGTACTGGTGTGGATCGCCTACGACTACAGCCAGCAGTACAGCACCTGGTTCAGCCTGACCGTAGGCTTGCTTCTGGCCCTCGGCGCCATCGGCGTGTTCATCGTCTTGCTCACCGAGGCCCACGAGCTGGCCGAGGCCGTATGGATTCACAAGCGACGACGCGAGTTCCTGCCGGTGCAGGGCGACGCTGCGTACCGGCCCAAGGTCTCGGTGCACGTGCCGTGCTACAACGAGCCACCGGAGATGGTGAAACAGACCCTCGACGCCCTCGCCGCCCTGGACTATCCAGACTACGAAGTACTGGTGATCGACAACAACACCAAGGACCCGGCCGTGTGGGAGCCGCTCAAGGCCCACTGCGAGAAACTCGGCGAGCGCTTCCGCTTCTTCCACGTGGCACCGCTGGCCGGCTTCAAGGGCGGCGCGCTGAACTACCTGATCCCGCACACCGCCAAGGACGCCGAAGTGATCGCGGTGATCGACTCGGACTACTGCGTCGACCGCAACTGGCTCAAGCACATGGTCCCGCACTTCGCCGACCCGAAGATCGCCGTGGTGCAGTCGCCGCAGGACTACCGCGACCAGCACGAGAGCGCCTTCAAGAAGCTGTGCTACAGCGAATACAAGGGCTTCTTCCACATCGGCATGGTCACCCGCAACGACCGTGACGCGATCATCCAGCACGGCACCATGACCATGACCCGCCGCAGCGTGCTCGAAGAGCTGGGCTGGGCCGAATGGTGCATCTGCGAGGATGCCGAGCTGGGCCTGCGAGTGTTCGAGAAGGGGCTGTCGGCTGCCTACGCCCACAACAGCTATGGCAAGGGCCTGATGCCCGATACCTTCATCGACTTCAAGAAACAGCGTTTCCGCTGGGCCTATGGTGCGATCCAGATCATCAAGCATCACGCCGGCGCCCTGCTGCGCGGCAGGAACAGCGAGCTGACCCGTGGCCAGCGCTACCACTTCCTGGCTGGCTGGCTGCCATGGATCGCCGATGGCATGAACATTTTCTTCACCGTCGGCGCACTGTTGTGGTCGGCGGCGATGATCATCGTGCCGCATCGCGTCGATCCACCGCTGATGATCTTTGCCATCCCGCCGCTGGCGCTGTTCTTCTTCAAGGTCGGCAAGATCGTCTTCCTCTACCGCCGTGCGGTGGGGGTCAACATGAAGGACGCCTTCGCCGCCGCCCTGGCCGGCCTGGCGTTGTCGCACACCATCGCCAAGGCGGTGCTGTACGGCTTCTTCACCAGCAGCATGCCGTTCTTCCGCACCCCCAAGAACGCCGACAGCCATGGCGTGCTGGTGGCGATCTCCGAGGCGCGCGAAGAACTGTTCATCATGTTGCTGCTGTGGAGCGCCGCGGCCGGGATCTACCTGGTGCAAGGGTTGCCCAGTTCCGACATGCGCTTCTGGGTAGCAATGCTGCTGGTGCAGTCGCTGCCGTACCTGGCGGCATTGGTGATGGCGTTGCTGTCGTCGCTGCCCAAGCCTGGAGAAAAGGCCGCCGAACCGCAGCAGGCCTGA
- the dapE gene encoding succinyl-diaminopimelate desuccinylase, with amino-acid sequence MTAPAELSPTLQLACDLIRRPSVTPVDADCQTQMMNRLGAVGFQLEPMRFEDVDNFWATHGNQDGPVLCFAGHTDVVPTGPVQQWQHEPFDALIDADGMLCGRGAADMKGSLASMVIASERFVNDYPNHRGKVAFLITSDEEGPAHHGTKAVVELLKARNERLDWCIVGEPSSTTLLGDVVKNGRRGSLGAKLTVRGKQGHVAYPHLARNPIHLAAPALAELAAEHWDEGNAFFPPTSFQISNLNSGTGATNVVPGDLIALFNFRFSTESTVEGLQQRVATILDKHQLDWSIDWALSGLPFLTEPGELLDAVSSSIKAVTGRDTQPSTSGGTSDGRFIATMGTQVVELGPVNATIHQVDERILASDLDLLTEIYYQTLVRLLA; translated from the coding sequence ATGACGGCCCCAGCCGAGCTCTCGCCCACCCTTCAACTGGCCTGCGACCTGATCCGTCGCCCCTCGGTGACGCCGGTCGATGCCGACTGCCAGACCCAGATGATGAACCGCCTGGGTGCCGTCGGCTTCCAGCTCGAGCCGATGCGCTTCGAGGACGTCGACAACTTCTGGGCCACCCATGGCAACCAGGACGGCCCGGTGTTGTGCTTCGCCGGTCACACCGACGTTGTGCCCACCGGCCCCGTGCAGCAATGGCAGCATGAGCCTTTCGACGCCCTGATCGACGCCGACGGCATGCTCTGCGGCCGCGGTGCTGCCGACATGAAAGGCAGCCTGGCCTCGATGGTGATCGCCAGTGAGCGCTTCGTGAACGATTACCCCAATCACCGCGGTAAGGTGGCCTTCCTCATCACCAGCGACGAGGAAGGCCCGGCGCATCACGGCACCAAGGCCGTGGTCGAGTTGCTCAAGGCCCGCAACGAGCGCCTGGACTGGTGCATCGTCGGCGAGCCGTCGAGCACCACGCTGCTCGGGGACGTGGTCAAGAACGGCCGTCGCGGCTCGCTCGGCGCCAAGTTGACCGTGCGCGGCAAGCAGGGCCACGTGGCCTACCCGCACCTGGCCCGCAACCCGATACACCTGGCCGCACCGGCCCTGGCAGAACTTGCCGCCGAGCACTGGGACGAGGGCAATGCCTTCTTCCCGCCGACCAGCTTCCAGATCTCCAACCTCAACTCCGGCACCGGCGCCACCAACGTGGTCCCGGGCGACCTGATCGCGCTGTTCAACTTCCGCTTCTCCACCGAGTCGACCGTCGAAGGCCTGCAGCAGCGGGTCGCGACGATTCTCGACAAGCACCAGCTGGACTGGTCGATCGACTGGGCGCTGTCGGGCCTGCCGTTCCTCACCGAACCGGGTGAGCTGCTCGATGCGGTGTCATCGAGCATCAAGGCCGTCACCGGTCGCGACACCCAGCCGTCCACCAGCGGCGGCACCTCCGATGGCCGCTTCATCGCCACCATGGGCACCCAGGTGGTCGAACTGGGTCCGGTCAACGCCACCATCCACCAGGTGGACGAGCGCATCCTGGCCAGCGACCTGGACCTGCTGACCGAAATCTACTACCAAACCCTGGTGCGGTTGCTCGCCTGA
- a CDS encoding putative RNA methyltransferase, translated as MLACPLCQAPLAQLDNGVACPAGHRFDRARQGYLNLLPVQHKNSRDPGDNQAMVEARRDFLDAGHYAPVAARLAQLAAERQPATWLDIGCGEGYYTAQIAQALPTADGYALDISREAVKRACRRAPQLTWMVASMARVPMADASCNFIASVFSPLDWAEAKRLLAPGGGLMRVGPTSGHLMELRQMLYDEVRPYADDKHLALVPDGMQHAHEEVLEFTLTLREGKARADLLAMTPHGWRASAEKRASVIEQPEPFDVTVSMRYDYFVRQD; from the coding sequence ATGCTTGCCTGCCCCCTCTGCCAGGCGCCGCTGGCGCAGCTCGACAACGGCGTGGCCTGTCCTGCCGGCCACCGCTTCGACCGCGCCCGCCAAGGCTACCTGAACCTGCTGCCAGTACAGCACAAGAACAGCCGCGACCCGGGCGACAATCAAGCGATGGTCGAGGCCCGCCGCGACTTCCTCGACGCCGGTCACTACGCTCCGGTAGCCGCGCGCCTGGCGCAACTGGCCGCCGAGCGCCAGCCTGCAACGTGGCTCGACATCGGCTGCGGCGAGGGCTATTACACCGCGCAGATCGCCCAGGCGCTGCCAACGGCAGACGGCTATGCGCTGGACATCTCCCGCGAGGCAGTCAAGCGGGCCTGCCGCCGCGCGCCGCAGTTGACCTGGATGGTCGCCAGCATGGCTCGAGTGCCGATGGCGGACGCCAGTTGCAACTTCATCGCCAGTGTCTTCAGCCCGCTCGACTGGGCCGAAGCCAAGCGTCTGCTTGCCCCAGGTGGCGGCCTGATGCGGGTCGGACCGACCAGCGGCCACCTGATGGAGCTGCGCCAGATGCTCTACGATGAAGTGCGCCCCTACGCCGACGACAAGCACCTGGCCTTGGTCCCGGACGGCATGCAGCACGCCCATGAAGAGGTGCTCGAGTTCACCCTGACACTGCGCGAAGGCAAGGCCCGCGCGGACCTGCTGGCGATGACCCCGCACGGCTGGCGCGCCAGCGCCGAGAAACGTGCCAGCGTGATCGAGCAGCCTGAGCCGTTCGACGTCACGGTTTCCATGCGTTATGACTATTTCGTGCGCCAAGACTGA
- a CDS encoding cold-shock protein, with amino-acid sequence MSSRETGNVKWFNDAKGFGFIQREGGADVFVHYRAIRGEGHRTLVEGQQVEYSLVQGQKGLQAEDVVGL; translated from the coding sequence ATGTCGTCTCGTGAGACTGGGAATGTGAAGTGGTTCAACGATGCCAAGGGTTTTGGCTTCATTCAGCGCGAAGGGGGAGCGGATGTGTTCGTCCACTATCGTGCGATCCGCGGTGAGGGGCATCGTACCCTGGTCGAGGGACAGCAGGTCGAATACTCCCTGGTGCAGGGCCAGAAAGGCCTGCAGGCAGAGGACGTGGTCGGTCTCTGA
- the plsB gene encoding glycerol-3-phosphate 1-O-acyltransferase PlsB — translation MTRSPLRRLIFGALRRVLYLWVRSETINQSSLTLQLDRSRPVFYALPSPSLTDLAVVDRECTKAGLPRPVLPVAVGPLHEPAAFFYLTPDPDWLGRQDKRGAPPTLERLIAAIGEHAEEDAQIIPVSVFWGQTPASESSPWKLLFADSWAVTGRLRRLLSVLILGRKTRVQFSAPIHLRELVQHNKGQERTVRMAQRLLRVHFRNLKTAVIGPDISHRRNLVKGLVHDPLVRQAISDEAEREKIPYAKAEAKALHYGNEIASDYTYTAIRFLEVVLSWFWNKIYDGIKVNHIEQVQGIAPGHEVIYVPCHRSHIDYLLLSYLLFRNGLTPPHIAAGINLNMPVIGGLLRRGGAFFMRRTFKGNPLYTAVFNEYLHTLFTKGFPVEYFVEGGRSRTGRMLQPRPGMLAITLRSFLRSSRTPIVFVPVYIGYERVLEGRTYLGELRGASKKKESIFDIFKVIGALKQRFGQVYVNFGEPIRLGAFLDQQQPGWREQDLAPQFRPDWLNDTTTRLGQTVAQHLNGAAAINPVNLVALALLSTSRLALDERALIRVLDLYLALLRQVPYSSHVTLPEGDGKALIEHVRSMELLAEQKDALGRILYLDEANAVLMTYYRNNVLHIFALPALLASFFLSSSRMSRELVGQYVQALYPYLQAELFLRWTPEQLDEAIDQWLSALVEQGLLRFENGVYLRPAPSSRQFVLLTLLARAITQTLQRFYMATSLLLNSGQHSLNAEELEDLCVMMAQRLSILHGLNAPEFFDKTLFRHFIQTLVREGVLLPDGNGKLGYHDKLAELAEGVAKRVLSAELRLSIRQVALHRDDTGEQAIA, via the coding sequence ATGACCCGTTCCCCCCTGCGCCGCCTGATCTTCGGCGCCCTGCGTCGCGTGCTCTATCTGTGGGTGCGATCCGAAACCATCAATCAGTCTTCGCTGACGCTCCAGCTCGACCGCAGCCGCCCGGTGTTCTATGCCTTGCCCTCGCCGTCGCTCACTGACCTGGCGGTGGTCGACCGCGAATGCACCAAGGCGGGGCTGCCACGCCCCGTGTTGCCCGTTGCCGTTGGGCCGCTGCACGAACCTGCGGCGTTCTTCTACCTCACCCCAGACCCGGACTGGCTAGGCCGCCAGGACAAACGCGGCGCGCCCCCCACCCTGGAGCGCCTGATCGCAGCCATTGGCGAGCATGCCGAAGAGGATGCGCAAATCATCCCGGTCAGCGTGTTCTGGGGGCAGACCCCGGCCAGCGAATCCAGCCCGTGGAAACTGTTGTTCGCCGACAGCTGGGCAGTCACCGGCCGTCTGCGCCGCCTGCTCAGTGTATTGATCCTCGGCCGCAAGACCCGCGTGCAGTTCTCCGCGCCGATCCACCTGCGTGAACTGGTGCAGCACAACAAGGGCCAGGAGCGTACCGTGCGCATGGCCCAGCGCCTGCTGCGCGTGCATTTTCGCAACCTCAAGACCGCAGTGATCGGGCCGGACATCTCGCACCGACGCAACCTGGTCAAGGGCCTGGTCCATGACCCGCTGGTACGCCAGGCGATCAGCGATGAAGCCGAGCGCGAGAAGATCCCTTACGCCAAGGCCGAGGCCAAGGCGCTGCACTACGGCAACGAGATCGCCTCGGACTACACCTACACCGCGATCCGCTTCCTGGAAGTGGTGCTGAGCTGGTTCTGGAACAAGATCTACGACGGCATCAAGGTCAACCACATCGAACAGGTGCAAGGCATCGCACCGGGCCACGAAGTGATCTACGTGCCGTGTCATCGCAGCCACATCGACTACCTGCTGCTGTCGTACCTGTTGTTCCGCAATGGCCTGACGCCGCCGCACATCGCCGCCGGCATCAACCTCAACATGCCGGTGATCGGCGGCCTGTTGCGCCGCGGTGGTGCGTTCTTCATGCGCCGGACGTTCAAGGGTAACCCGCTGTACACCGCAGTGTTCAACGAGTACCTGCACACCTTGTTCACCAAAGGCTTCCCGGTGGAGTACTTCGTCGAGGGCGGACGCTCGCGCACCGGGCGCATGCTGCAGCCACGCCCGGGCATGCTGGCGATCACCCTGCGCAGCTTCCTGCGTTCCTCGCGCACGCCGATCGTCTTCGTGCCGGTCTATATCGGCTATGAACGCGTACTCGAAGGCCGTACCTACCTGGGAGAGCTGCGTGGTGCGAGCAAGAAGAAAGAGTCGATTTTCGACATCTTCAAGGTCATCGGCGCCCTCAAGCAACGCTTCGGCCAGGTCTATGTCAACTTCGGCGAACCGATCCGCCTGGGCGCGTTCCTGGACCAGCAGCAACCTGGCTGGCGCGAGCAAGACCTTGCCCCGCAGTTCCGCCCGGACTGGCTCAACGACACCACCACACGCCTGGGCCAGACGGTTGCCCAACACCTGAACGGTGCGGCAGCCATCAACCCGGTCAACCTGGTGGCCCTCGCGCTGCTCTCGACCAGCCGCCTGGCGCTCGACGAGCGCGCCCTGATTCGTGTGCTCGACCTCTACCTGGCCCTGCTGCGCCAGGTGCCCTACTCAAGCCACGTGACCCTGCCCGAAGGCGACGGCAAGGCGCTGATCGAACATGTCAGGAGCATGGAGTTGCTGGCCGAACAGAAGGACGCCCTGGGGCGTATCCTCTACCTGGACGAAGCCAATGCGGTGCTGATGACCTATTACCGCAACAACGTCCTGCACATCTTCGCCCTGCCGGCGCTGCTCGCCAGTTTCTTCCTCAGCAGCTCGCGGATGAGTCGCGAACTGGTGGGGCAATATGTCCAGGCGCTTTACCCGTACCTGCAGGCCGAATTGTTCCTGCGCTGGACACCGGAGCAACTCGACGAGGCCATCGACCAATGGCTGAGCGCACTGGTCGAGCAAGGCCTGCTGCGCTTCGAGAACGGCGTGTACCTGCGTCCGGCGCCCAGCTCGCGCCAGTTCGTGCTGCTCACCCTGTTGGCCCGCGCCATCACCCAGACGCTACAGCGTTTCTACATGGCCACTTCGCTGCTGCTCAACAGTGGCCAGCACAGCCTGAACGCCGAAGAACTGGAAGACCTGTGCGTGATGATGGCCCAGCGCCTGTCGATCCTGCATGGGCTCAATGCCCCGGAGTTCTTCGACAAGACCCTGTTCCGCCACTTCATCCAGACCCTGGTGCGTGAAGGCGTGCTGCTGCCGGATGGCAATGGCAAGCTCGGCTACCACGACAAACTCGCCGAGCTGGCCGAAGGCGTCGCCAAGCGGGTGCTGTCGGCGGAGCTGCGCTTGTCGATCCGGCAGGTGGCGCTGCATAGGGACGACACCGGAGAACAGGCTATCGCCTGA